Within Amycolatopsis sp. cg5, the genomic segment TGGCCGTGCTCGGGAACCAGGTCGGCTACTACATCGGTAAGCACACCGGGACCAAGCTGATCGCGCGCAGAGGTGGCAAGGTGCTGAACCGGCACAACCTCGAGCGGGCACAGCGGTTCCTGGACAGGCGGGGTTTCTTCGCGATCGTCGCGGCGCGCTGGATTCCGTGGATCCGGACGCTGGCGCCGCTCATCGCGGGTGCGGCGCGGATGGATCCGCGCCGGTTCGCCGCCGCCACCGCGGTCGGTGGCTTGTTCTGGGTGCCCACGCTGGTGTTGCTCGGCTACTACGGCGCGGGCCTACTCGACCAGATCCCCTGGGTCAAGACGGTCGCGCTCTGGGCGAGCATCGCCTTCTTCATCGCCGGTACCGGCTATGGGGTGCTGCGATACCGGCAGGAGATGCGGAAGCCGATCGACGAGACGGCGAACGCCTCTTAGGGCTCGGGGTCGGCCCAGACCTCTAGCTGGATGCCGTCGGGGTCGCGGAAGACGATCACCGCGGCACCCGGCAGGGTGCGAGACGTCGAGGCAGGCGTGTACGTCACGCCGTACTCGGTCAGCCGTCGTTCCCACTCCGCCAGGTCCGCGTGCGAAGACACCTTGAAGGCGACGTGATCGAGCCCGGTCCGCCGCTCGTCGAACGAGCGGCGCGCCTGCTCGGCGTGCTGGACCAGCATCACCGCGAATTCGTCGCCTGGTGACCGGAGCACCACCTTGCGCAGCCCGGTCTCCGGGTCGTCCCGCCTGGCGGACTCCTCCAGCTCGAGGACACGGGCGTACCAGGGCACGCTCCGGTCCACGTCGGTCACGGTAAGTGCCAGGTGGTGCACAGACCTCAGCTTTGACATGTTCTTGTGGCCGTCCTTCTTTCCGACCCCCGTCGGCGCACTCCGTGGCATATCAAAGCGCCACACCGGTGCCGGGCTATCCGGCCCCGGTGATCAAGGGGCGGCTCCGCCCGTGCTAGAGACCTTGACCCTGAGTGCTCCATCAGCCTTACACAACTGTCATGAAAGCCAGGAAGACACGTAAAGGATTGTTACTAACCGGGGTCATCAACGGTGACAACACACCGCGTGCTCGGAGGACGACAGAAAATCAGCCTTGGAGGTTCGCTTCACGCAGCCGGGCGAGCGTCGACAAGCGATCTTCGGTCTCGATGCGGCGCGTGGTGACCCGATCGGGGTAGCACCGGGTGAACATGTTCGTGAAGTGCGTGCCGTAGTGGATGTACTCGTCCTCGGTCGTGGACCCGGACAGCGGCCGGACACAGACCTCGAAGTTGGGCTCGTGGAAGTACGCCATGGTGAACCGCTCGCGGGTGTTCAGCCGGACCTTGTGCGGCGTCGACAGCAGCGCGCCGCCGGTGAGGAACTGCAGGATGTCACCGGGGAAGACGGTGAACACGCTGGGCACCGGCTCGACGAAGTGCCACGGCTCCTCGTTCTCGTACATCCCGGCCATGCTCTCGTCTTCGAGCCAGTTGCGGTTGCGGTGCTCGCCGTCGACCGGCGGCCGGATGAACAGCCCGCCGACCTCGTCCTGCGCGGCGATCACCAAGAGGCCGTAGTCGGTGTGCGCGCCGATGCCGCGCGACGTCGCGCTCGACATCGGCGGGAAGCGCAGCACCCGCATGTGGTGCCAGCCGTCGACGGTGAGCTTGGTGAACGCGTCGAGGTCCAGGCCGAGCCCGAGCGCGACGAGCTTGAGCAGGTTCTCGCCCATCGTGCCCAGTTCGTCCATGTAGGACCGCATCGTCTTGTGATAGCCCTCGTCCGGCCACGGCACCGGCCCGTGGCACGGCCAGCCGGCCTCGACTCTCGGGTCGTCCTCGGGAACGTCCTTGCAGACGGTGAAGATCTCCGAGTAGTCGGCCTCGCCCGCGGTGACCTCCTCGCCCGAAGCGATGTAGCCGCTGTAGGTCAGGTCGCTGACGAAGCCCGATTTGTGTTCCAACGGCGATTCGAAGAATTTTTTACTGGCTTGAAATGCTTCGAGCGTTTTTCGATCTTGTTCGGGTTCGGCGACGACTTGGAAGATCCCGTCTTCCTGCCACACCCTGATCATTTGCCTGCCGAGGATTTTCTCGGCATTTGTTCCGGTGACCGACACGGGCAGGGTGAAAGTCTGCAAGTCCGCCATGGGGATTCCTTTCTAGGGCCGCGCCTGCTTCAACATAAGCCACACGGAAGGAAAAGGAATCCGGTTCATGGCCTAGCGGCCACCACCCACTTGGAGTACCGATCCGGTCAGATACGAAGCCGCAGGCGACAGTGCCCAAAGGATGGCTTCGGCGATTTCCGACGGCTTACCGGCACGTCCCATCGGGATGGTCGGGGCGATCCGGTCGAGCCTGTCCGGCAGTCCGGCCGCCGCGTGCAGTCCGGTGTCGACCATGCCGGGCGCGATCACGTTGACGCGCACGCCTTCCTTGGCGACCTCTTGCGCCACACCGAAGGTCATGGTGTCCACAGCGGCCTTGGTCGCCGCGTAGTGCACCCATTCGCCCGCCGATCCGGTGCGCGCGGCAGTCGACGAGACGTTGACGATCGCGCCGCCGGAACCACCGTGCCGCGTGGACATCCGCCGAATGCCCTCCCGGACACAAAGGAAGACGCCGGTGATGTTCACGTCGACCACTCGTCGCACGGTTTCTACCGTTTGTTCGTCCAATCTGCCCGGAGTATTGCCGGTGATCGCCGCATTGTTCACCAGCGCGGCGATCGGCCCGAAATCGGCGGCCGCGTCGAATAATTCGCGCACATCGCGCTCCGACGCGACGTCGCCGCGCACGGTGAGCGCGCGGCGACCTGTCCGTTCGACCTCGGCCGCGACCTTTCCGGCGGCTGATGCGTCATTCGCGTAATTGATGACGACGTCGTAGCCTTTTTCCGCGGCGAGCACGGCGACGGCGGCGCCGATTCCGCGGCTGCCGCCCGTCACGATGAGCACCCCGGTCATATGGCGAAGTTGACCAGCGGCAGGTTCTCCAGCACCAGGTCCGCGCGGGTGCGCGTGGCGTCGATGAGGTCGGCGTTGCGCTGGTCAGAGCCGAGCGCGCGGCGCTTGGCCTCGACGAGCGAGCGCCCGTACCGCCGATGCCGCGAGACGAGCCGCTCGATGCGCTCCGGCTCGTCGGGCGCGAGGAACCACGCCTCGGTGAGCAGCGGCTTCACCGCGTTCCACGGGTCGGAGTCGAGCAGCAGGTAGTTGCCTTCGGTGATGACCAGCGGCACGTCGGCGGGCACCGCCACGGCGCCGGCGATGGGCTCCTCGATCTCACGGCGGAACTCGGGCGCGTACACGGTCTCCCCGCCGGCGGCGAGCCTGCGCACGAGGTTGACGTATCCATTGGCGTCGAAGGTGTCCGGCGCGCCCTTGCGCTCGGTGCGGTCGAGCCTGCGCAGCTCGGTCTGCGCCAGGTGGAACCCGTCCATCCCGACCACCGCGGCCCGTGAGCCGAGCACCTTCGCGAGGCCCCACGCGAGCGTCGTCTTGCCGGACGCGGGCGCGCCCACGATGCCCAGCACGCTGCGCTGACCAGGCTTGGCCATCGCCTGCGCCCTGGTCAGGAGGTCCTCGAACGATGTCATCTCTTTCCCTTTCCCTGCACCGCGATCACCCATGACCGCGGCCCTGCGTGCCGCACCCGTTCGGCGGCCACCTCGTTGGCGAACCCGATCAGCTCGGGCAGCTCGAACTTCCCCACCCCGTACGCCAGCGCGCCATGCCAGACATCGCCCGCGCCCAGCGTGTCGCGGGCGGCTACCTCGGGCACGGCTACGGACCCTGAAGAGTTCACTGTGGACCAACGAACCGGTCCGGGTCCAGCGGTGGTGATCACGGTCGGCACGCCGCGCTCGTGCAGCCCCGGTCCCGGCGCGCGGAACTGGGCAGAGCAGGCGGCGATGTCCACGAACGGCAACAGCTCGTCGAGCACCGGTTTCCAGCTGCCCGCGTCGAGCACGACGGGGACGCCGTGCTCGCGCGCCCAGCGGACGGTGCGCAACGCCAGCGCCGGATGGTGCCCGTCGACGAGCACGGCGGTCGCCGGTTTCAGCGGGGTGAACGCGGGCGCGGGCGTCAGCAGCGCGGCGGCGTTGCGCGAGACGACCGTGCGCTCACCGTCGTGGTCGCGCACGGTCGCGGCGCTGACCGCGGGTGGATCAGGGTGCTCCGGCAGCAGGTCGACGACCTCGACGCCGTGTGCTTCGAGGTCGGCGCGGGCGAGTGTGGCCAGCGGGTGTGCGCCGAGGACGGTCAGCAGGGTCGCCTCGCCGCCGAGCGCGGCCACGGTCACCGCGGCGTTCGTCGCAGGCCCCCCGGCCGCGACGTCCACCGCGAGTGACTGGACCTTCTCGCCAGGCGACGGCAGCTCGGTGACCCGCTGCACGACGTCGACGGTGCACAGACCCGCCAGCACGACACTCATAACCCGGCTCTCACCGCCGCCTCGACCTCTTCGACCTCGCCGTTCTCACCGAGCCGCAGCGCGCCGGTGAGCAGGCCGACCACCTGGTTCATCGTGTGCGTCTTCGGCGAGACGACCGCGACGCGCTTGCCGAGCCGGTGCACGTGGATGCGGTCGGCGATGTCGAAGACGTGCGGCATGTTGTGGCTGATCAGCACGACCGGCAGGCCACGCTCGCGGATCCGGTCGATCAGCGCGAGCACCTTGCCGGACTCGGCGACGCCCAGCGCGGCCGTCGGCTCGTCCATGATCACCGCCTTGGTGCCGAATGCGGCCGCGCGCGCGACGGCGACACCTTGGCGCTGTCCGCCGGACAGCGTCTCGACCAGCTGAGTGATCGACTTGACCTTGATGCCGAGCTCGTCGAGCACCTTCTGCGCCTGCGTGCGCATGGTGGTGGTGTCGAGCTTGCGGAACGGGCCTTTGCGGATCTCGCGGCCGAGGAACATGTTCGACGCGATGTCGAGCGCGGGCGCGACTGCCAGGTCTTGATAGACCGTCTCGATGCCTACGTGCCGCGCGTCCAGCGGCGACTTGAAGTGCACGACCTCGCCGTCGACCTTGATCTCGCCCTCGTCGGGGATGAGCGCGCCGGACAACGCCTTGATCAGGCTGGACTTCCCGGCGCCGTTGTCGCCGACGACCGCGAGCACCTCGCCCGGGTAGAGGTCGAAGTCGGCGCCGTCGATCGCGGTGACCTGCCCGTAGCGCTTGACCAGTCCGCGTGCTTGGAGCGTTGGTTCGGTCATGCCTTCCTCCTGACGACCCGGTCCACGATCACGGCGACGACGAGCAGCGCGCCCGTCGCGACGTCCTGGTACAGCGCGTCGACGCCCATCTGGGTCAGCCCGGACCGCAGCACGGCCACGACGAGTGCGCCGAACAGCGTGCCGAGCACCGAGCCACGGCCGCCGAACAGGCTCGTGCCGCCGAGCACGACCGCGGTGATCGAGTCGAGGTTGCCGAGCTGGAAGGCGTTCGGGTCGGCGTTGGGCACGCGGCCGATCGCCTGCCAGGCGGCGATGCCGAAGATGAACCCGGCGACCACGTACACCGACAGGATCGTCCGGTTGACCTTGATGCCGGACAGCCGCGCGGACTCTGGCGCGTTGCCGACGGCGTAGACGTGCTTGCCCCATGCGGTCTTGGTCAGCGCGTACCAGATGACGAGGTACATCAGCAGCGCCAGCGTCATGCCGTAGGTGATCGGGATGCCGCCGAAGAGGTACCGGCGGGTGCCGAGCCAGCGCAGTACCCCGTCCGCGACCGGGATGGCCTGGCCGCCGGCGAGCAGTTTCGCCGACGCGGTCAGCATGGTGAACACGCCGAGCGTGACGATGAACGCCGGCAGCTTGATCCGGGTGACCAGC encodes:
- a CDS encoding DedA family protein, yielding MSAFYAEAPGIGVSWLDTAGPLLVWVIVLSFVFAECALIVGLFLPGDSLLFAAGVVLAQHGSDTNAWLLSAAALAVAVLGNQVGYYIGKHTGTKLIARRGGKVLNRHNLERAQRFLDRRGFFAIVAARWIPWIRTLAPLIAGAARMDPRRFAAATAVGGLFWVPTLVLLGYYGAGLLDQIPWVKTVALWASIAFFIAGTGYGVLRYRQEMRKPIDETANAS
- a CDS encoding SDR family oxidoreductase; amino-acid sequence: MTGVLIVTGGSRGIGAAVAVLAAEKGYDVVINYANDASAAGKVAAEVERTGRRALTVRGDVASERDVRELFDAAADFGPIAALVNNAAITGNTPGRLDEQTVETVRRVVDVNITGVFLCVREGIRRMSTRHGGSGGAIVNVSSTAARTGSAGEWVHYAATKAAVDTMTFGVAQEVAKEGVRVNVIAPGMVDTGLHAAAGLPDRLDRIAPTIPMGRAGKPSEIAEAILWALSPAASYLTGSVLQVGGGR
- a CDS encoding ABC transporter permease is translated as MTTMTRDRASVGEFLLRAPAVGPALALVAAIIVFSLSTTTFLDLDNLSLVVEQSLVVGTLALGQTLIILTAGIDLSNASAMVVATLIMAKLAGSGGIVALIVGVLVTVAIGAVIGSLVTRIKLPAFIVTLGVFTMLTASAKLLAGGQAIPVADGVLRWLGTRRYLFGGIPITYGMTLALLMYLVIWYALTKTAWGKHVYAVGNAPESARLSGIKVNRTILSVYVVAGFIFGIAAWQAIGRVPNADPNAFQLGNLDSITAVVLGGTSLFGGRGSVLGTLFGALVVAVLRSGLTQMGVDALYQDVATGALLVVAVIVDRVVRRKA
- a CDS encoding VOC family protein, whose amino-acid sequence is MSKLRSVHHLALTVTDVDRSVPWYARVLELEESARRDDPETGLRKVVLRSPGDEFAVMLVQHAEQARRSFDERRTGLDHVAFKVSSHADLAEWERRLTEYGVTYTPASTSRTLPGAAVIVFRDPDGIQLEVWADPEP
- a CDS encoding PfkB family carbohydrate kinase, giving the protein MSVVLAGLCTVDVVQRVTELPSPGEKVQSLAVDVAAGGPATNAAVTVAALGGEATLLTVLGAHPLATLARADLEAHGVEVVDLLPEHPDPPAVSAATVRDHDGERTVVSRNAAALLTPAPAFTPLKPATAVLVDGHHPALALRTVRWAREHGVPVVLDAGSWKPVLDELLPFVDIAACSAQFRAPGPGLHERGVPTVITTAGPGPVRWSTVNSSGSVAVPEVAARDTLGAGDVWHGALAYGVGKFELPELIGFANEVAAERVRHAGPRSWVIAVQGKGKR
- a CDS encoding ATP-binding cassette domain-containing protein translates to MTEPTLQARGLVKRYGQVTAIDGADFDLYPGEVLAVVGDNGAGKSSLIKALSGALIPDEGEIKVDGEVVHFKSPLDARHVGIETVYQDLAVAPALDIASNMFLGREIRKGPFRKLDTTTMRTQAQKVLDELGIKVKSITQLVETLSGGQRQGVAVARAAAFGTKAVIMDEPTAALGVAESGKVLALIDRIRERGLPVVLISHNMPHVFDIADRIHVHRLGKRVAVVSPKTHTMNQVVGLLTGALRLGENGEVEEVEAAVRAGL
- a CDS encoding nucleoside/nucleotide kinase family protein translates to MTSFEDLLTRAQAMAKPGQRSVLGIVGAPASGKTTLAWGLAKVLGSRAAVVGMDGFHLAQTELRRLDRTERKGAPDTFDANGYVNLVRRLAAGGETVYAPEFRREIEEPIAGAVAVPADVPLVITEGNYLLLDSDPWNAVKPLLTEAWFLAPDEPERIERLVSRHRRYGRSLVEAKRRALGSDQRNADLIDATRTRADLVLENLPLVNFAI
- a CDS encoding isopenicillin N synthase family dioxygenase, translated to MADLQTFTLPVSVTGTNAEKILGRQMIRVWQEDGIFQVVAEPEQDRKTLEAFQASKKFFESPLEHKSGFVSDLTYSGYIASGEEVTAGEADYSEIFTVCKDVPEDDPRVEAGWPCHGPVPWPDEGYHKTMRSYMDELGTMGENLLKLVALGLGLDLDAFTKLTVDGWHHMRVLRFPPMSSATSRGIGAHTDYGLLVIAAQDEVGGLFIRPPVDGEHRNRNWLEDESMAGMYENEEPWHFVEPVPSVFTVFPGDILQFLTGGALLSTPHKVRLNTRERFTMAYFHEPNFEVCVRPLSGSTTEDEYIHYGTHFTNMFTRCYPDRVTTRRIETEDRLSTLARLREANLQG